TGCGGACTCCTTTTTGCAGTATGAAAACAGCTCGCCACTTTACAGCTACTACTATGCGCTGGTTAATTATTACAAGGGTAATTACTATGAGGCACTGCAAGCACTCTCGCACCCTAGCACAGAGGACTATAAGAGCGAGTATGCCTACTTGAGCGCTAAAATTTTATCGCTTCTTGGCGATGATGAGAGAGCCATAGCTAAACTTGAGGGGCAAAAGGCGTTTAAGGCTGACTTTACGCTAGCGCAGCTATACGCAAGACTTGGCAAATACGACAAGGCAAGGGACTATCTAACAAAGGCTTCTAAAAACACGCCAAATATCGATCTTATCAAGATGACTGAGGCGTTAATCGATCTAAAAACGGCTGATTATGGCGATGCGGCGGCATTTATCAAAGATGTTTATGACTACAACGCCTCGATGCCAAGTAAAATTTACAAGATAAAAACCATACTAAAGCCAGATCTTTTTGACGTCAGCTTAGCTCAGGCGCACTTTAGCGACGATATGTTTTTCGATAGGACAAGACGCTATGAGACGCTATTTTATTTTGCGCCGTATAAGGTCTTTGACGCAAAACAGAGCATCGAGCAGATAAGAAAAGGCGGTGTTAGCGTCTTTTTAGACGATACCTCAGCGGCAAATGACTACCTTAGCCAAAGTGCCGCCGCCTCAAAGGTCAATGCCAAACTTAGCGAAGCCATCGCAAAGGCACTTAACTACCGCTTAAAAGAGGCAAACAAGGACTTTGAAGAGCTTGCCAAAGCCTATCCAAACCACTCTATACTGCAGTACAACCTAGCTCTTAGCTACGCTCAGCTTGGGAATTTTAGCCTTGCTGCAAAGCACTTTATAGCAAGCTACCATCAGGATGTAAATAACCACCTCTCTGGTATCTTTGGGGCTATCTGCATGGATATAAATAGAAATTTAAATCCAAAGCTAGTTGAAGAGATCGGAGAAAATTTAGAAAACGACAAGAGCCTAAAACCTGTAAATTTATACGCCTCACTTTTAAGCCTGATAAGTGGCAACCAAAGCGCGATGATAAGGTGGCTTGAAGAGCCAAAAGAGCCTACAACATTAAATTTAGCCTTTGATATCATCATCGCTAAAATCTCAAACAACGACGAGCTAATGTCAAAAAAAGCTGATGAGCTCATGAAAATTTTGCCAAATGATATCATCGCAAATATCTTAAATTTCATCTCTAAGAACAAAGATCAAAACGTCAAAGAGTATGCAAAAGCGATACAAATTTACTTCATCGATAAAAATCTCGACTCAAATGCCTTCTACCACGGCGCTGATATCATTAAAAAGCAATACATCAAGCTACTTCAGATCTCAGGCCTGCTAACAAGGGAGCGCGATAAGCTAAGAGCCGAGCTAAAGAGCGCGCCAAAAAATATAAATTTGATCCAAACTCTAGCCTACGTGGATATCTTTACAAATGACTTTGATGAGAGCTATAAGCTTTATAATGAGGTCATAGACGAGTTTAAGATAAATGACGCTGGCACGCTCTTTTTAGCCTCTGTGGCGGCCACTGGAGCGAATAAAATAACAAATGCTATCGCACTTTTAGAGCTTACAAAGCTAAATGATCCAAGTGCTGTTGAAAACAGAGCCGCCCTTGGCTTTATGTATCAGCAAATCGATAACATAAAAGCAGCTCTTATACAATACAGCAAAGTTGGAAACGTCGGATATAACAACGAATTTTATGATTTTATGATAG
Above is a window of Campylobacter concisus DNA encoding:
- a CDS encoding tetratricopeptide repeat protein, whose amino-acid sequence is MADEEVVVLKPPGEQAEQAPEEAKAEAPEEIVSLESIANDGVLQDESIPEPIPVKKSKKKLFIIIGAAALVLVILIAVLLIVLLKKDKKEEIDTTAIVKNIENNYQTQNFGASKIDEMINKANQLYERGNKFEALKIYENIAVYNQSLSNYNLGVSQMKQEKCDEAIISFNKAITDRENTAVSAINAAVCSLELNNTKNFNYYIGLADSFLQYENSSPLYSYYYALVNYYKGNYYEALQALSHPSTEDYKSEYAYLSAKILSLLGDDERAIAKLEGQKAFKADFTLAQLYARLGKYDKARDYLTKASKNTPNIDLIKMTEALIDLKTADYGDAAAFIKDVYDYNASMPSKIYKIKTILKPDLFDVSLAQAHFSDDMFFDRTRRYETLFYFAPYKVFDAKQSIEQIRKGGVSVFLDDTSAANDYLSQSAAASKVNAKLSEAIAKALNYRLKEANKDFEELAKAYPNHSILQYNLALSYAQLGNFSLAAKHFIASYHQDVNNHLSGIFGAICMDINRNLNPKLVEEIGENLENDKSLKPVNLYASLLSLISGNQSAMIRWLEEPKEPTTLNLAFDIIIAKISNNDELMSKKADELMKILPNDIIANILNFISKNKDQNVKEYAKAIQIYFIDKNLDSNAFYHGADIIKKQYIKLLQISGLLTRERDKLRAELKSAPKNINLIQTLAYVDIFTNDFDESYKLYNEVIDEFKINDAGTLFLASVAATGANKITNAIALLELTKLNDPSAVENRAALGFMYQQIDNIKAALIQYSKVGNVGYNNEFYDFMIDN